The following are from one region of the Zonotrichia leucophrys gambelii isolate GWCS_2022_RI chromosome 1A, RI_Zleu_2.0, whole genome shotgun sequence genome:
- the ARMC10 gene encoding armadillo repeat-containing protein 10 isoform X1 produces MWEPRGAAVRAAAAALLLGAGVCYCLWRLAAGGRRGRRAAAERSPPADSSPPVSTHTMDVDALQKLIHLLQATDDPLIQEQALITLSNSAAFSVNQDIIRNLNGLSVIGGMLSDCVPKVKEKALNALNNLSMNIKNQEEIQVFITQVCGTVESAPLNSDVQLAGLRLLTNMSVTNEYHQKMINSIPCFLHLLSEGTERTQIQVLKVLVNLSANPATTRHLLRAQVPSLVSLFDNCVNRDILVRALAFAANLKKNMKDEEGTKIEEYSEDSIFFTLCRDSAPFAQRLASLLHHPDTEVKEQVVRILTQ; encoded by the exons ATGTGGGAGCCGCGGGGCGCGGCGGTgagggcggcggcagcggcccTGCTGCTCGGGGCCGGCGTCTGCTACTGCCTGTGGCGgctggcggcgggcgggcggcgggggcggcgaGCAGCGGCCGAGCGGAGCCCGCCTGCAG ACAGCAGTCCTCCAGTGTCAACCCATACCATGGATGTGGATGCTCTACAGAAACTTATTCATTTGCTCCAGGCCACAGATGATCCATTAATTCAAGAGCAAGCTTTAATCACTCTCAGCAACAGTGCTGCCTTCTCTGTAAATCAA GATATAATCCGAAATTTGAATGGTCTGTCTGTTATTGGAGGGATGCTCTCCGACTGCGTTCCCaaagttaaagaaaaagcaCTGAATGCACTTAATAATTTGAGTATGAATATTAAAAATCAGGAAGAGATACAG GTATTTATTACACAAGTTTGTGGGACTGTTGAGTCAGCTCCCCTGAACTCTGATGTGCAGCTAGCTGGACTCAGGCTGTTGACAAATATGTCTGTTACCAATGAGTACCACCAAAAGATGATAAACTCCATTCCATGCTTTCTTCATTTGCTTTCAGAAGGAACTGAAAGGACACAG ATTCAAGTTTTGAAAGTACTTGTGAACTTATCTGCAAACCCAGCCACGACAAGACATCTTCTCAGAGCTCAA GTGCCATCATTGGTGTCACTTTTTGACAACTGTGTAAACAGAGATATTCTGGTTCGTGCCCTGGCATTTGCAGCCAACTTGAAAAAGAACATGAAGGATGAAGAAGGCACCAAGATTGAGGAATACAGTGAAGACTCAATTTTCTTCACACTCTGCAGGGACTCTGCCCCATTTGCCCAGAGACTGGCATCTTTGCTGCATCACCCTGACACAGAAGTGAAAGAACAAGTTGTGAGAATATTAACACAATAG
- the NAPEPLD gene encoding N-acyl-phosphatidylethanolamine-hydrolyzing phospholipase D isoform X3 has protein sequence MDKNTDEEQPSTSCNQYPKEAVKRRQNSGRASGASDLSRTFRKSFRLDYRLEEDVTKSKRGKDGRFVNPWPTWKSPTLPNILKWSFMEKNNSNVPRSKQELDKELPVLQPYFVRSPEDAGQTGAGMRVTWLGHATVLVEMDELVFLTDPIFSQRASPIQLLGPKRFRGPPCTVAQLPRIDAVLISHTHYDHLDYNSVAGLNERFGSELRWFVPLGLLPWMQRCGCENVIELDWWEENCVPGHDAVTFVFTPSQHWCKRTVTDDNKVLWGSWSVLGPWNRFFFAGDTGYCFAFEQIGKRFGPFDLAAIPIGAYEPRWFMKYQHVDPEEAVRIHIDVQAKKSVAIHWGTFALANEYYLDPPVKLNEALERYGLKKDDFFVLRHGESRNLNTNDRFEN, from the exons ATGGATAAGAACACAGATGAGGAGCAGCCTTCAACTTCCTGTAACCAGTACCCCAAGGAAGCAGTGAAGAGACGGCAGAACTCGGGTCGAGCTTCCGGGGCCAGTGATCTTTCCAGGACCTTCAGAAAAAGCTTCAGGCTGGACTACAGGTTAGAAGAGGATGTCACTAAATCAAAGAGGGGCAAAGATGGGAGATTTGTCAACCCGTGGCCAACATGGAAATCACCAACCTTACCCAACATTTTGAAATGGTccttcatggaaaaaaataacagcaatgTGCCACGCTCAAAGCAG GAACTCGACAAAGAACTCCCAGTGTTACAGCCTTACTTTGTTCGAAGCCCAGAAGATGCTGGGCAGACAGGAGCTGGAATGCGGGTCACGTGGCTGGGACACGCCACCGTTCTGGTGGAAATGGATGAACTGGTATTTCTCACGGACCCAATCTTCAGCCAGAGAGCTTCCCCCATTCAGCTCCTGGGCCCCAAGCGCTTCCGAGGCCCTCCGTGCACGGTGGCGCAGCTGCCCAGGATAGACGCGGTGCTGATCAGCCACACCCACTACGATCACCTGGACTACAACAGCGTGGCCGGCCTCAACGAGCGCTTCGGCAGCGAGCTGCGCTGGTTCGTGCCCCTGgggctcctgccctggatgCAGAGGTGCGGCTGCGAGAATGTCATCGAGCTGGATTGGTGGGAGGAGAACTGTGTCCCTGGTCACGACGCGGTCACTTTTGTCTTCACTCCTTCCCAGCATTGGTGCAAAAGGACTGTGACAGATGATAACAAGGTTCTCTGGGGCAGCTGGTCTGTCTTGGGACCTTGGAACAGGTTTTTCTTCGCAGGAGATACTGgatattgttttgcttttgaacaAATAGGTAAAAGGTTTGGACCTTTTGATCTTGCAGCCATCCCCATTGGAGCTTACGAGCCCAG gTGGTTTATGAAATACCAGCATGTGGATCCTGAAGAAGCAGTAAGAATCCATATTGATGTTCAAGCAAAGAAGTCTGTAGCAATTCATTGGGGGACCTTTGCTTTAGCAAATGAG tattactTGGATCCTCCAGTTAAATTGAATGAAGCTCTTGAAAGATATGGCTTGAAAAAAGATGACTTCTTTGTCTTACGCCATGGAGAGTCACGGAATTTGAATACAAATGACCGGTTTGAAAACTGA
- the ARMC10 gene encoding armadillo repeat-containing protein 10 isoform X3, whose amino-acid sequence MDVDALQKLIHLLQATDDPLIQEQALITLSNSAAFSVNQDIIRNLNGLSVIGGMLSDCVPKVKEKALNALNNLSMNIKNQEEIQVFITQVCGTVESAPLNSDVQLAGLRLLTNMSVTNEYHQKMINSIPCFLHLLSEGTERTQIQVLKVLVNLSANPATTRHLLRAQVPSLVSLFDNCVNRDILVRALAFAANLKKNMKDEEGTKIEEYSEDSIFFTLCRDSAPFAQRLASLLHHPDTEVKEQVVRILTQ is encoded by the exons ATGGATGTGGATGCTCTACAGAAACTTATTCATTTGCTCCAGGCCACAGATGATCCATTAATTCAAGAGCAAGCTTTAATCACTCTCAGCAACAGTGCTGCCTTCTCTGTAAATCAA GATATAATCCGAAATTTGAATGGTCTGTCTGTTATTGGAGGGATGCTCTCCGACTGCGTTCCCaaagttaaagaaaaagcaCTGAATGCACTTAATAATTTGAGTATGAATATTAAAAATCAGGAAGAGATACAG GTATTTATTACACAAGTTTGTGGGACTGTTGAGTCAGCTCCCCTGAACTCTGATGTGCAGCTAGCTGGACTCAGGCTGTTGACAAATATGTCTGTTACCAATGAGTACCACCAAAAGATGATAAACTCCATTCCATGCTTTCTTCATTTGCTTTCAGAAGGAACTGAAAGGACACAG ATTCAAGTTTTGAAAGTACTTGTGAACTTATCTGCAAACCCAGCCACGACAAGACATCTTCTCAGAGCTCAA GTGCCATCATTGGTGTCACTTTTTGACAACTGTGTAAACAGAGATATTCTGGTTCGTGCCCTGGCATTTGCAGCCAACTTGAAAAAGAACATGAAGGATGAAGAAGGCACCAAGATTGAGGAATACAGTGAAGACTCAATTTTCTTCACACTCTGCAGGGACTCTGCCCCATTTGCCCAGAGACTGGCATCTTTGCTGCATCACCCTGACACAGAAGTGAAAGAACAAGTTGTGAGAATATTAACACAATAG
- the NAPEPLD gene encoding N-acyl-phosphatidylethanolamine-hydrolyzing phospholipase D isoform X2 — translation MWGERAEPLRERWGRSPEKGMDKNTDEEQPSTSCNQYPKEAVKRRQNSGRASGASDLSRTFRKSFRLDYRLEEDVTKSKRGKDGRFVNPWPTWKSPTLPNILKWSFMEKNNSNVPRSKQELDKELPVLQPYFVRSPEDAGQTGAGMRVTWLGHATVLVEMDELVFLTDPIFSQRASPIQLLGPKRFRGPPCTVAQLPRIDAVLISHTHYDHLDYNSVAGLNERFGSELRWFVPLGLLPWMQRCGCENVIELDWWEENCVPGHDAVTFVFTPSQHWCKRTVTDDNKVLWGSWSVLGPWNRFFFAGDTGYCFAFEQIGKRFGPFDLAAIPIGAYEPRWFMKYQHVDPEEAVRIHIDVQAKKSVAIHWGTFALANEYYLDPPVKLNEALERYGLKKDDFFVLRHGESRNLNTNDRFEN, via the exons CTCTCCTGAAAAAGGCATGGATAAGAACACAGATGAGGAGCAGCCTTCAACTTCCTGTAACCAGTACCCCAAGGAAGCAGTGAAGAGACGGCAGAACTCGGGTCGAGCTTCCGGGGCCAGTGATCTTTCCAGGACCTTCAGAAAAAGCTTCAGGCTGGACTACAGGTTAGAAGAGGATGTCACTAAATCAAAGAGGGGCAAAGATGGGAGATTTGTCAACCCGTGGCCAACATGGAAATCACCAACCTTACCCAACATTTTGAAATGGTccttcatggaaaaaaataacagcaatgTGCCACGCTCAAAGCAG GAACTCGACAAAGAACTCCCAGTGTTACAGCCTTACTTTGTTCGAAGCCCAGAAGATGCTGGGCAGACAGGAGCTGGAATGCGGGTCACGTGGCTGGGACACGCCACCGTTCTGGTGGAAATGGATGAACTGGTATTTCTCACGGACCCAATCTTCAGCCAGAGAGCTTCCCCCATTCAGCTCCTGGGCCCCAAGCGCTTCCGAGGCCCTCCGTGCACGGTGGCGCAGCTGCCCAGGATAGACGCGGTGCTGATCAGCCACACCCACTACGATCACCTGGACTACAACAGCGTGGCCGGCCTCAACGAGCGCTTCGGCAGCGAGCTGCGCTGGTTCGTGCCCCTGgggctcctgccctggatgCAGAGGTGCGGCTGCGAGAATGTCATCGAGCTGGATTGGTGGGAGGAGAACTGTGTCCCTGGTCACGACGCGGTCACTTTTGTCTTCACTCCTTCCCAGCATTGGTGCAAAAGGACTGTGACAGATGATAACAAGGTTCTCTGGGGCAGCTGGTCTGTCTTGGGACCTTGGAACAGGTTTTTCTTCGCAGGAGATACTGgatattgttttgcttttgaacaAATAGGTAAAAGGTTTGGACCTTTTGATCTTGCAGCCATCCCCATTGGAGCTTACGAGCCCAG gTGGTTTATGAAATACCAGCATGTGGATCCTGAAGAAGCAGTAAGAATCCATATTGATGTTCAAGCAAAGAAGTCTGTAGCAATTCATTGGGGGACCTTTGCTTTAGCAAATGAG tattactTGGATCCTCCAGTTAAATTGAATGAAGCTCTTGAAAGATATGGCTTGAAAAAAGATGACTTCTTTGTCTTACGCCATGGAGAGTCACGGAATTTGAATACAAATGACCGGTTTGAAAACTGA
- the ARMC10 gene encoding armadillo repeat-containing protein 10 isoform X2 encodes MMCLPPPGRPWRRSAFPPAGGLPRGSVFGNALRDQAGPERGSPPVSTHTMDVDALQKLIHLLQATDDPLIQEQALITLSNSAAFSVNQDIIRNLNGLSVIGGMLSDCVPKVKEKALNALNNLSMNIKNQEEIQVFITQVCGTVESAPLNSDVQLAGLRLLTNMSVTNEYHQKMINSIPCFLHLLSEGTERTQIQVLKVLVNLSANPATTRHLLRAQVPSLVSLFDNCVNRDILVRALAFAANLKKNMKDEEGTKIEEYSEDSIFFTLCRDSAPFAQRLASLLHHPDTEVKEQVVRILTQ; translated from the exons ATGATGTGCCTGCCCCCGCCAGGGCGGCCATGGCGCAGGAGCGCCTTCCCTCCGGCTGGCGGCCTCCCGAGGGGCAGCGTGTTTGGGAACGCGCTGCGGGACCAGGCCGGCCCGGAGCGCGG CAGTCCTCCAGTGTCAACCCATACCATGGATGTGGATGCTCTACAGAAACTTATTCATTTGCTCCAGGCCACAGATGATCCATTAATTCAAGAGCAAGCTTTAATCACTCTCAGCAACAGTGCTGCCTTCTCTGTAAATCAA GATATAATCCGAAATTTGAATGGTCTGTCTGTTATTGGAGGGATGCTCTCCGACTGCGTTCCCaaagttaaagaaaaagcaCTGAATGCACTTAATAATTTGAGTATGAATATTAAAAATCAGGAAGAGATACAG GTATTTATTACACAAGTTTGTGGGACTGTTGAGTCAGCTCCCCTGAACTCTGATGTGCAGCTAGCTGGACTCAGGCTGTTGACAAATATGTCTGTTACCAATGAGTACCACCAAAAGATGATAAACTCCATTCCATGCTTTCTTCATTTGCTTTCAGAAGGAACTGAAAGGACACAG ATTCAAGTTTTGAAAGTACTTGTGAACTTATCTGCAAACCCAGCCACGACAAGACATCTTCTCAGAGCTCAA GTGCCATCATTGGTGTCACTTTTTGACAACTGTGTAAACAGAGATATTCTGGTTCGTGCCCTGGCATTTGCAGCCAACTTGAAAAAGAACATGAAGGATGAAGAAGGCACCAAGATTGAGGAATACAGTGAAGACTCAATTTTCTTCACACTCTGCAGGGACTCTGCCCCATTTGCCCAGAGACTGGCATCTTTGCTGCATCACCCTGACACAGAAGTGAAAGAACAAGTTGTGAGAATATTAACACAATAG